A stretch of the Arvicola amphibius chromosome 8, mArvAmp1.2, whole genome shotgun sequence genome encodes the following:
- the LOC119821041 gene encoding oocyte zinc finger protein XlCOF6-like — MEERVLMDVCNVGLLSFRDVAVDLSQEEWECLDCAQKALYMDVMLENYNNLLFVENHHICGKCEKVLHQGTKHFIHDHENIQEKSYKCNELCKVIHEPCQCIAHNTSDTADNYKYRFSNHRNASGETLNLNKHKNGKTGEESCKYKDSVNCFHLCSIISQNQRTHTGTKKHKNTKYDKYFDSKHKLKLKQTNSGSKSHQCWKCEKLFKIHSTLIRHQRAHTREKPYKCTECSKAFLHFSQLEVHYKIHCREKLHKCSECGKCFCHTSDFERHYRIHIKEKPYKCTECDKSFLSASYLRIHQRIHTGETFKCSECYKCFTTKDRLRSHQRIHTGEKPYKCGECEKSFPQKVHLMSHQRTHTGEKPYKCSECNKSFTTKDHLRTHQRIHTGEKPYKCSDCDKSFTSASNLRSHLKRHTGVKPYQCNECNKSFKSGSNLRIHQRIHTGEKPYKCGECYKSFTEKGAFRNHQRIHTGEKPYKCSECDRSFTEKGTFKNHQRTHTGEKPYKCTECDKSFAKKVAFSVHQRIHTGEKPYKCSRCEKSFAGRGNLRTHQRIHTGEKPYKCSECDKYFNTKDNLRSHQRIHTGEKPYKCSECEKSFTWDSSLRIHQRTHTGEKPYKCGECDKSFTTKASLRTHQRLHTLQKL, encoded by the exons ATGGAGGAGAGAGTCCTAATGGATGTTTGTAATGTA GGTCTGTTATCCTTCAGAGATGTGGCTGTGGACCTCTCTCAGGAAGAATGGGAATGTCTAGACTGTGCTCAGAAGGCATTGTACATGGATGTGATGTTAGAGAATTACAACAATCTACTCTTTGTGG AGAACCATCACATATGTGGTAAATGTGAGAAGGTCTTGCATCAAGGCACAAAGCATTTTATTCATGATCATGAAAATATCCAAGAGAAGTCGTATAAATGTAATGAGCTTTGCAAAGTGATTCATGAGCCCTGCCAGTGTATAGCTCATAACACAAGTGATACTGCAGACAATTACAAGTACAGATTTAGTAACCACAGAAATGCCTCTGGTGAAACCTTAAAcctcaacaaacacaaaaatggaaaaactgGAGAAGAATCTTGCAAATATAAAGACTCTGTAAACTGCTTCCATCTGTGTTCCATCATTAGCCAAAATCAAAGAACTCACACAGGAACGAAAAAGCACAAAAATACCAAGTATGATAAATATTTTGATTCTAAACATAAACTCAAGCTAAAACAAACCAATAGTGGAAGTAAATCACACCAATGCTGGAAATGTGAAAAATTATTCAAGATTCACTCAACTCTCATTAGGCATCAGAGAGCACATACTAGAgaaaaaccctataaatgtaCAGAATGCAGTAAAGCCTTTCTGCATTTTTCACAACTCGAAGTCCATTACAAAATCCACTGTAGAGAAAAACTCCACAAATGTTCAGAATGTGGTAAGTGCTTTTGTCACACATCAGACTTTGAAAGACATTACAGGATCCACATTAAAGAGAAACCTTATAAATGTACTGAATGTGACAAATCCTTTCTGAGTGCCTCCTATCTTAGAATACATCAGAGAATCCATACAGGAGAGACTTTCAAATGTAGTGAATGTTACAAATGCTTTACCACAAAAGACCGTCTTAGAAGTCATCAGAGaatccacacaggagagaaaccttacaaatgtggTGAATGTGAGAAATCCTTTCCCCAGAAAGTTCATCTTATGTCTCACCAGAGAAcgcatacaggagagaaaccttacaaatgcagTGAGTGTAACAAATCCTTTACCACAAAAGACCATCTTCGAACTCATCAGAGaatccacacaggagagaaaccttacaaatgtagtGATTGTGACAAAAGCTTTACAAGTGCCTCAAATCTTAGATCACATTTAAAAAGACACACAGGTGTGAAACCTTACCAGTGTAATGAATGTAACAAAAGCTTTAAAAGTGGCTCAAATCTTAGAATTCATCAGAGAATACATACAggtgagaaaccttacaaatgtggTGAATGTTACAAATCCTTTACAGAGAAAGGGGCATTTAGAAACCATCAGAGAatacatacaggagagaaaccatacAAATGTAGTGAATGTGACAGATCCTTTACTGAGAAAGGGACATTTAAAAATCATCAGAGAacacatacaggagagaaaccttacaaatgtactGAATGTGACAAATCCTTTGCCAAAAAAGTGGCATTTAGCGTTCATCAGAGAATACATACAGGAGaaaaaccttacaaatgtagCAGATGTGAAAAATCTTTTGCTGGGAGAGGCAATCTTAGAACTCATCAGAGaatccacacaggagagaaaccttacaaatgtagtGAATGCGACAAATATTTTAACACAAAAGACAATCTTAGAAGTCATCAGAGaatccacacaggagagaaaccttacaagtgTAGTGAATGTGAGAAATCCTTTACCTGGGACTCATCTCTTAGGATTcatcagagaacacacacaggagagaaaccttacaaatgtggTGAATGTGACAAATCCTTTACCACCAAAGCCAGTCTTAGAACTCATCAGAGACTACATACATTACAGAAACTGTAG